In one window of Helianthus annuus cultivar XRQ/B chromosome 17, HanXRQr2.0-SUNRISE, whole genome shotgun sequence DNA:
- the LOC110924253 gene encoding fas-binding factor 1-like — protein MHKEWADFKVSKKKVADDENRVAQLRTKLEADQAKFEADRKTEEWSVAGWKRKAEAEAALLSEERKNWKKICEKDNAEKMGLRNVINNLKAEVEKLKKQDAGIEKLKKEKTDAEAARDEARSDRERSEQSEVRACATLALRDKEIEELTTLLSDQEQLKKDLELAHTEKTEASRG, from the coding sequence ATGCATAAGGAGTGGGCTGACTTCAAGGTATCCAAGAAGAAAGTTGCTGATGATGAGAACCGTGTTGCCCAGTTAAGGACTAAACTGGAAGCTGATCAGGCCAAGTTTGAAGCTGATCGAAAAACTGAAGAATGGTCCGTTGCGGGCTGGAAGAGAAAGGCTGAAGCCGAAGCTGCCCTTCTTTCCGAGGAGCGCAAGAACTGGAAGAAGATTTGTGAGAAGGATAATGCCGAAAAGATGGGTCTCCGCAACGTTATCAATAATCTCAAGGCTGAGGTTGAGAAATTAAAGAAACAAGATGCGGGGATCGAAAAGTTGAAGAAGGAAAAAACTGACGCTGAAGCTGCGCGAGATGAGGCGCGTTCCGACAGGGAACGAAGTGAACAATCAGAGGTACGTGCCTGCGCCACTCTTGCTCTTAGAGATAAAGAGATAGAAGAACTTACCACTTTGCTTTCTGACCAGGAACAACTCAAGAAAGATTTGGAGCTTGCGCATACTGAGAAAACTGAAGCCTCCCGCGGCTAG